One Anser cygnoides isolate HZ-2024a breed goose chromosome 4, Taihu_goose_T2T_genome, whole genome shotgun sequence genomic region harbors:
- the FOXI3 gene encoding forkhead box protein I3 yields MAAFGARPCPPPPPEPRYWLRPAAAGGEAGHTGSAYKASRSATPLGIFIFYFFNFILFYFLSRWVGLGQKKGSRGEAPAGPAWPGIMSAGELQQAQPRPSAPAAAPVPPQPRSAQEAPEMAVYCGENFSVYPQPSLHPPGAAAAAAAAAAAAAAAAASSGQRAGGYGLGDYGAPANAGYLWGMNSPAPYLQGPPGSAAAAAAAAAPFLPPGSYGCSRGGQLVGSPPAPGSPSAGGAELSWLSLASQEELLKLVRPPYSYSALIAMAIQSAPERKLTLSHIYQYVAENFPFYKRSKAGWQNSIRHNLSLNDCFRKVPRDEDDPGKGNYWTLDPNCEKMFDNGNFRRKRKRRSEPNTPATASAASSLGGLKTEEERPIAAGGKPCGTSPPPELDPSPSARDHPKSSSPSGIISSTPSCLSTFFSGMSSLSGGGSRLTGGLSSDLHHRNFSAGQLSSGTFTPSSSSSQEVPSPEQLQRVAGPSPAYYSSFHPSSGSQGAQYNHYYNFTVNSLIYTRDGTEV; encoded by the exons ATGGCCGCTTTTGGGGCCCGGCCTTGCCCCCCTCCGCCTCCGGAGCCGCGCTACTGGCTGCGCCCCGCGGCCGCGGGCGGGGAGGCCGGGCACACGGGCAGCGCCTATAAGGCAAGCCGCTCCGCAACCCCccttgggatttttattttttatttttttaattttattttattttattttttgtcgAGGTGGGTGGGTCTGGGCCAGAAGAAGGGGAGCCGGGGGGAAGCTCCGGCCGGCCCTGCATGGCCAGGGATTATGAGCGCCGGTGAGTTGCAGCAGGCGCAGCCCAGACCCTCGGCGCCGGCAGccgccccggtgccccctcAGCCCCGCAGCGCTCAGGAAGCCCCCGAGATGGCGGTGTACTGCGGCGAGAACTTCAGCGTCtacccccagcccagcctccacccgcccggcgccgccgccgccgccgccgccgccgcggccgccgccgccgccgccgccgcctcgtcggggcagcgggcgggcggctACGGGCTGGGGGACTACGGGGCGCCCGCCAACGCCGGCTACCTGTGGGGCATGAACAGCCCCGCGCCCTACCTGCAGGGCCCGCCGGGCTccgcggcggcagcagcagccgccgcgGCCCCCTTCTTGCCGCCGGGCTCGTACGGCTGCTCGCGGGGCGGGCAGCTGGTgggctcccccccggcccccggctcGCCGTcggcgggcggcgcggagcTGAGCTGGCTGAGCCTGGccagccaggaggagctgctgaagcTGGTGCGGCCGCCGTATTCCTACTCGGCGCTCATCGCCATGGCCATCCAGAGCGCCCCCGAGAGGAAGCTCACCCTCAGCCACATCTACCAGTACGTGGCCGAGAACTTCCCCTTCTACAAGCGCAGCAAGGCGGGCTGGCAGAACAGCATCCGCCACAACCTCAGCCTCAACGACTGCTTCCGCAAGGTGCCCCGCGACGAGGACGACCCCG GGAAAGGAAACTATTGGACCTTAGATCCCAACTGCGAGAAGATGTTTGACAACGGGAACTTCCGGCGCAAACGCAAGCGACGCTCTGAGCCCAACACCCCTGCGACCGCGTCTGCAGCCTCCTCTCTCGGGGGcctgaaaacagaggaagaacGACCCATTGCAGCTGGAGGCAAACCGTGTGGAACCAGCCCACCCCCAGAGCTGGACCCTTCACCTTCCGCCAGAGACCATCCGAAAAGCTCCTCTCCCTCCGGTATCATTTCATCCACCCCCAGCTGCCTCAGCACCTTCTTCAGCGGCATGAGCTCCCTGAGCGGCGGAGGCAGCCGGCTGACAGGGGGGCTCAGCAGTGACCTGCATCACAGGAACTTCTCTGCTGGACAGCTGAGCAGTGGCACTTTCACCCCTTCCAGCAGCTCTTCTCAGGAGGTGCCTTCGCCGGAACAGCTGCAGCGAGTTGCGGGACCTTCCCCTGCCTACTACAGCTCCTTCCACCCCAGCAGCGGCAGCCAGGGAGCCCAGTACAACCACTACTACAACTTCACGGTTAACAGCCTCATCTACACCCGGGATGGGACAGAGGTGTAG